One Kiloniellales bacterium DNA segment encodes these proteins:
- a CDS encoding DMT family transporter, with the protein MTSSARREQPERYRYLAPLAAAGTGVLVGSAIVATRYVIGQTDPASLALLRYLLGVVLLLPPVLMSTRVRFARRDLLPVALLGIGQFGILIALLNFGLQYIASGLGALIFATFPLLTLVLAALLRAEAMTLAKLAGVVLTILGVACALGEQLFLPELDAELWIGAGAVFASAFTGALCSVFYRPYVARYPPLQVGAFAMFASVLFLAALAAGEGFFDEVPEFTLGGWLAILFIGGNSALGYYLWLWALRHTTPTKVAVFLSLGPVTATVLGAVLLGETVSGLFLAGLACVALGLAVAHRPG; encoded by the coding sequence GTGACCTCGTCGGCGCGGAGAGAACAGCCGGAGCGGTACCGCTATCTGGCGCCCCTAGCGGCGGCCGGGACCGGCGTGCTGGTCGGCTCGGCCATCGTCGCGACGCGCTATGTCATCGGCCAGACCGATCCGGCTTCGCTCGCCCTGCTACGCTATCTGCTCGGCGTGGTCCTACTGCTGCCGCCGGTCCTGATGTCGACGCGGGTGCGCTTCGCTCGGCGCGATCTCCTGCCGGTCGCGCTGCTCGGCATCGGCCAGTTCGGCATCCTGATCGCGCTTCTGAACTTCGGCCTGCAGTACATCGCCTCGGGCCTCGGCGCGCTGATCTTTGCGACCTTCCCGCTGCTCACCCTCGTGCTCGCCGCGCTGCTGCGGGCCGAGGCCATGACGCTGGCCAAGCTGGCCGGCGTGGTCCTTACCATCCTCGGCGTCGCCTGCGCGCTCGGCGAGCAGCTCTTCTTGCCGGAACTCGACGCCGAGCTCTGGATCGGCGCCGGGGCGGTCTTCGCCAGCGCCTTCACCGGCGCGCTCTGCAGCGTTTTCTACCGGCCCTATGTCGCCAGGTACCCGCCGCTCCAGGTCGGCGCCTTCGCCATGTTCGCCTCGGTGCTGTTTCTGGCGGCGCTGGCCGCCGGCGAGGGCTTCTTCGACGAGGTGCCCGAGTTCACCCTCGGCGGCTGGCTCGCCATCCTCTTCATCGGCGGCAACTCGGCACTGGGCTACTACCTCTGGCTCTGGGCGCTGCGGCACACCACGCCGACCAAGGTCGCGGTCTTCCTCTCGCTCGGTCCGGTGACCGCGACGGTGCTGGGCGCGGTTCTGCTGGGGGAGACGGTCAGCGGGCTCTTCCTCGCCGGCCTGGCCTGCGTCGCGCTTGGGCTGGCGGTGGCCCACCGGCCGGGCTGA
- a CDS encoding site-2 protease family protein gives MFGKQVDLFELVGFKVRADASWLILAILVTWSLAKGYFPLYYSGFQTETYWLMGAAGAIGLFVSIIFHELSHAVVARHYGLEIKGITLFIFGGVAEMEAEPSHPMTELLMAVAGPIASLILAAGFYLLSVVGEAGALPVNVLAVLRYLALINLVLAVFNLVPAFPLDGGRMLRAVLWQWKGDLRWSTRQATRSGEIFGLFLIAIGVLNIVGGNLVGGMWWFVIGLFLRGAANASYYQLISRRLLEGQPLASFMTRDPVTVPPDLSLRDLIEDYIYAFHHDFFPVVDGDRVLGLISVKHVKHVPRNEWNDRKVSEVMQPASDDNSIALGTECVAALSVMRRSGNSRLLVVDGERLVGVIALKDLLEFLSLKIDLDEPDVPRF, from the coding sequence ATGTTCGGAAAGCAGGTCGATCTCTTCGAATTGGTCGGTTTCAAGGTTCGCGCCGATGCGAGCTGGCTGATCCTGGCAATCCTGGTGACCTGGTCCCTGGCCAAGGGCTACTTCCCCCTCTACTACAGCGGGTTCCAGACGGAGACCTATTGGCTCATGGGGGCCGCCGGGGCGATCGGACTCTTCGTTTCGATCATCTTCCACGAGCTCTCGCACGCTGTGGTGGCGCGCCACTATGGTTTGGAGATCAAGGGGATCACGCTTTTCATCTTCGGCGGCGTCGCCGAGATGGAGGCCGAGCCGTCTCATCCGATGACCGAGCTCTTGATGGCCGTCGCCGGGCCGATCGCCAGCCTGATCCTCGCGGCCGGCTTTTATCTCCTGTCGGTTGTCGGCGAGGCCGGCGCCCTGCCGGTCAATGTCCTGGCCGTCCTGCGCTATCTCGCCCTGATCAATCTGGTGCTCGCCGTCTTCAATCTCGTTCCGGCCTTCCCCCTGGACGGTGGTCGGATGCTGCGCGCCGTTCTCTGGCAGTGGAAGGGCGACCTGAGATGGAGCACGCGCCAGGCGACCCGCAGCGGGGAGATCTTCGGGCTCTTTCTGATCGCGATCGGAGTGCTCAACATCGTCGGCGGCAACCTGGTCGGCGGCATGTGGTGGTTCGTCATCGGTCTGTTCCTGCGCGGCGCCGCCAATGCCTCCTACTATCAGCTGATCAGCCGCCGGCTGCTCGAAGGCCAGCCACTGGCGAGTTTCATGACCCGCGACCCGGTCACCGTACCGCCCGATCTCTCGCTTCGCGACCTGATTGAGGACTACATCTACGCGTTCCATCACGACTTCTTTCCGGTCGTCGACGGCGATCGGGTCCTTGGCCTGATCAGCGTCAAGCACGTCAAGCACGTGCCGCGCAACGAATGGAACGACCGGAAGGTCTCGGAGGTCATGCAACCGGCGTCGGACGACAACAGCATCGCCCTCGGCACCGAATGCGTCGCCGCCCTCTCGGTCATGCGCCGCAGCGGCAACAGCCGGCTTCTGGTGGTCGACGGCGAACGCCTCGTTGGCGTGATCGCCTTGAAGGATCTGCTCGAGTTCCTCAGCCTGAAGATCGACCTGGACGAACCCGACGTGCCGCGCTTCTGA
- a CDS encoding bifunctional DNA primase/polymerase, whose protein sequence is MPSPDCAAPALAYLARGWSVIPVEPGGKRPLVRWEAFQNRLPAASEVEGWFSRWPGANLAIVTGAVSGLVVLDVDPRHEGDESLRALEREHGPLPPTVEALTGGGGQHLYFEHPGGVLRNKVGLAPGIDLRGDGGMVVAPPSSHASGRPYAWEVSHHPDETRLARMPSWLLNLVRGDRDHPGHPLSHWRGLVREGVPEGSRNDTIASLTGHLLWHEVDLEVVTELLLSWNRVRCQPPLSDEEVVRTVRSIAGTHARQRARDRGA, encoded by the coding sequence ATGCCGTCCCCGGACTGCGCAGCGCCCGCCCTCGCCTATTTGGCGCGGGGCTGGTCGGTGATCCCGGTCGAGCCGGGAGGAAAGCGGCCCCTGGTGCGCTGGGAGGCTTTTCAGAACCGTCTGCCGGCGGCATCGGAAGTCGAGGGCTGGTTCAGCCGTTGGCCGGGCGCGAACCTGGCGATCGTGACCGGCGCGGTCTCCGGCCTGGTCGTGCTCGACGTGGATCCGCGCCACGAAGGCGACGAGAGCCTGCGCGCGCTGGAACGGGAGCACGGACCGCTGCCGCCTACGGTGGAAGCCTTGACCGGTGGTGGCGGCCAGCATCTCTACTTCGAGCACCCCGGCGGGGTGCTGCGCAACAAGGTCGGGCTGGCGCCGGGTATCGACCTGCGCGGCGACGGCGGCATGGTGGTGGCGCCGCCGTCGAGCCACGCCTCGGGCCGTCCCTACGCGTGGGAAGTTTCGCACCATCCCGACGAGACGCGCCTGGCGCGGATGCCGTCGTGGCTGCTGAACCTGGTCCGGGGCGACCGGGACCATCCCGGCCACCCGCTGAGCCATTGGCGAGGCCTGGTGCGCGAGGGCGTTCCGGAAGGGTCGCGCAACGACACGATCGCCTCGCTGACCGGCCATCTGCTGTGGCACGAGGTGGATCTGGAAGTCGTGACCGAGCTGCTGCTCTCTTGGAACCGTGTGCGCTGCCAGCCTCCCCTTTCCGACGAAGAGGTCGTTCGCACGGTGAGAAGCATCGCCGGCACCCACGCCAGACAGCGCGCCAGGGATCGGGGTGCCTAG
- a CDS encoding HPF/RaiA family ribosome-associated protein: protein MDVPLQISFRNMDKSDAIEARVRERAEKLEKYFGRLTSCRVVVEAPDRHHRKGKIYHVRIDLGVPGKEIVVSRHPKNNHAHEDVYVAIRDAFDAARRQLEDHGRRLEGKVKTHEVPPHGKVLRIFPEEGYGFIQSSDGQEIYFHRNSVLRDAFGKLSPGDEVRIVVAEGESAEGPQASTVDPLGKRHIVD, encoded by the coding sequence ATGGATGTTCCGCTGCAGATTTCCTTTCGCAACATGGACAAATCGGACGCGATCGAGGCGAGGGTGCGCGAGCGCGCCGAAAAGCTCGAGAAGTACTTCGGCCGCTTGACGAGCTGCCGCGTGGTCGTCGAGGCGCCGGACCGGCATCACCGCAAGGGCAAGATCTACCACGTGCGCATCGACCTGGGCGTGCCCGGCAAAGAGATCGTGGTCAGCCGCCACCCCAAGAACAATCATGCCCACGAGGACGTCTACGTCGCGATCCGGGATGCCTTCGATGCCGCGCGCCGTCAGCTCGAGGACCATGGCCGCAGGCTGGAAGGCAAAGTGAAGACCCACGAGGTTCCGCCCCACGGCAAGGTCTTGCGGATCTTCCCCGAGGAGGGCTACGGCTTCATCCAGTCCTCCGACGGCCAGGAGATCTACTTCCATCGGAACAGCGTGCTGCGCGACGCCTTCGGCAAGCTGTCCCCGGGTGACGAGGTGCGCATCGTCGTGGCCGAGGGCGAGAGTGCCGAAGGGCCTCAGGCCAGCACGGTGGATCCGCTCGGCAAGCGGCATATCGTCGACTAG